From Candidatus Woesearchaeota archaeon, one genomic window encodes:
- a CDS encoding radical SAM protein, whose product MATLAFENLEFLEKENEVVVNFMKYFYFKIEKEDLEKIADFKINKNSIDFEKISESSASNKFNILLSKKITGLKSKISGNKTIYIHKNSGIPLIGSNSFGLVDRGTSLIEIKPITGCNLGCIFCSVNEGIGTNKAVDFVVEKDYIVEEFKKLVAFKGIKDIEAHINAQGEPLLYSNLIDLIKDLRKIKEVDVISMDTNGVLLNKKLVDELVDAGLTRFNLSLVALDKELAKKLAGTIYDVEKIKEIARYIAKKSELLVAPVLVPGMNDSEIPKLIEFCKEINAKIGLQNFLNYKYGRNPVKAIPMELFRKKLGELESEYNIKLLLAKDDFNIRETKKLPKPFKKGQIIKAKIMCESRLRQEKIAVADERCITAPNCSQESGIVKLKITRDKDNIFYGGQV is encoded by the coding sequence ATGGCAACTTTAGCGTTTGAAAATCTTGAATTTCTGGAAAAAGAAAATGAAGTAGTTGTTAATTTCATGAAATACTTCTATTTTAAAATCGAAAAAGAAGATCTTGAAAAAATAGCTGATTTTAAAATAAATAAGAACAGCATAGATTTCGAGAAAATTTCTGAAAGCTCTGCATCAAATAAGTTCAATATTCTGCTTTCAAAAAAAATAACAGGATTGAAAAGCAAGATATCTGGCAATAAGACAATCTACATCCACAAAAACTCAGGCATTCCATTGATTGGCTCGAACAGCTTCGGCCTGGTTGACCGGGGAACATCATTAATAGAAATTAAGCCAATTACTGGCTGCAATCTTGGCTGCATATTCTGCAGCGTAAATGAAGGCATTGGCACAAACAAGGCTGTTGATTTTGTCGTCGAAAAAGATTACATTGTTGAGGAATTTAAGAAATTAGTTGCCTTTAAGGGCATCAAAGATATTGAAGCGCATATAAATGCGCAGGGCGAGCCGCTGCTTTACTCCAACCTTATAGATCTGATTAAAGATTTGAGAAAAATAAAAGAAGTTGATGTTATTTCAATGGACACAAACGGCGTTTTATTAAATAAAAAGCTTGTTGATGAATTAGTGGATGCAGGATTAACCAGATTTAATCTTTCTCTCGTGGCATTAGACAAGGAACTGGCAAAAAAGCTTGCAGGAACAATCTATGATGTTGAAAAAATAAAAGAAATTGCTCGCTACATAGCCAAAAAATCAGAATTATTGGTTGCTCCTGTTTTGGTGCCGGGCATGAATGACAGCGAAATACCAAAACTAATAGAATTCTGCAAGGAAATAAATGCAAAAATAGGCCTGCAGAACTTCCTTAATTACAAATATGGAAGAAACCCTGTAAAGGCAATTCCGATGGAGCTTTTCAGAAAAAAACTTGGAGAATTGGAATCAGAATATAACATAAAGCTTCTTTTGGCCAAAGATGATTTTAACATAAGGGAAACTAAAAAGCTTCCAAAGCCGTTTAAAAAAGGCCAGATAATAAAAGCAAAAATAATGTGCGAAAGCAGATTAAGGCAGGAAAAGATCGCTGTTGCTGACGAAAGATGCATTACAGCGCCAAACTGCAGCCAGGAGAGCGGCATTGTAAAGCTGAAAATAACAAGGGATAAGGACAATATTTTCTATGGCGGACAAGTTTAA
- a CDS encoding PEP-utilizing enzyme — protein MNKEDIFKVLNEHDWKEEESQVSPIILDLAKTCHLEGKYAYKRKLYTFSAYYLSNNYGYEWVSADESRNMLKWALDMYKKDRHYFIRKYKEFEKVCKEIKEIFKIMRDKSIQNFTNTQLKNLFSRIFSLMKRQYGYSLIMEGMDLLEEQDYLKLLPAVKKEDAPEVIRILSTPEKLSFLEKEKIALLEFAKAVFINENLKKAVISNSIEEIKKFPHFFKKLQEHAKNYFWIQNSFLKAFYLSESYFLNLISDLIKAKNLETIKNEINKFENKHKTAKKEINAVYKNYRPDPDAKLFFDLVRFFSTFQDDRKESIQRLVFSVDKIFDEIEKRFNVEKSESYNYLFDEVMAILESGRLVSKDEISKREHIACFSYLEGEEIKTIMLYGKDALDVRDFFKKQREEIAKKGIIKGFIASIGNGEKLIEGKARVVFDPVKDTFNNGEILVTGMTRPEFVPLMKKAKAIITNEGGITTHAAIISRELKIPCIIGTKIATDILKSGDIVEIDMEKGIVKKIR, from the coding sequence ATGAACAAAGAAGACATCTTTAAAGTGTTAAATGAGCATGACTGGAAAGAGGAAGAAAGCCAGGTCTCTCCTATAATACTGGATCTAGCCAAGACATGCCATCTGGAAGGCAAATACGCCTACAAAAGAAAACTCTACACGTTTTCAGCATATTATCTGTCAAATAATTACGGCTATGAATGGGTTTCAGCTGATGAGTCTAGAAATATGCTGAAGTGGGCATTGGATATGTATAAAAAAGACAGGCATTATTTCATAAGAAAATACAAGGAATTTGAAAAAGTATGCAAAGAGATTAAAGAAATTTTTAAAATAATGAGAGACAAGAGCATACAAAATTTTACAAATACACAGCTAAAAAACCTGTTTTCCAGGATTTTTTCTTTGATGAAAAGGCAATACGGCTATTCCTTGATTATGGAAGGAATGGACCTGCTGGAAGAGCAGGATTATTTAAAGCTATTGCCTGCAGTAAAAAAAGAGGATGCGCCTGAAGTGATCAGAATATTAAGCACTCCTGAAAAATTAAGCTTTCTGGAAAAGGAAAAAATAGCTCTTTTGGAGTTTGCCAAGGCTGTTTTCATAAATGAAAATTTAAAGAAAGCAGTTATAAGCAATTCCATTGAAGAAATTAAAAAATTTCCCCATTTCTTTAAAAAACTCCAGGAGCATGCAAAAAATTATTTTTGGATTCAGAATAGCTTTCTTAAGGCATTTTATTTGAGTGAAAGTTATTTTTTAAATTTAATATCGGATCTGATTAAAGCAAAAAACCTTGAAACAATTAAAAATGAGATAAACAAATTTGAGAATAAGCACAAGACTGCCAAAAAAGAAATAAATGCAGTGTATAAAAATTACCGACCAGACCCGGATGCCAAGCTATTTTTTGACTTGGTCAGGTTTTTTTCAACATTCCAAGATGACAGAAAAGAAAGTATACAAAGATTGGTGTTCTCAGTTGACAAGATATTTGATGAAATTGAAAAGAGGTTTAATGTTGAAAAATCTGAATCATATAATTACTTATTTGATGAAGTAATGGCAATATTGGAAAGCGGCAGATTAGTCAGCAAGGACGAGATTAGCAAGCGGGAGCATATTGCTTGCTTTTCATATCTGGAAGGGGAAGAAATAAAAACTATCATGCTATACGGCAAGGATGCTTTAGATGTTCGGGATTTCTTCAAGAAACAAAGAGAGGAAATAGCAAAAAAAGGCATTATAAAGGGCTTTATTGCTTCAATAGGCAATGGGGAAAAGCTTATAGAAGGCAAGGCAAGGGTTGTTTTTGACCCTGTCAAAGACACATTCAACAACGGGGAGATTCTTGTAACAGGGATGACAAGGCCTGAATTTGTTCCTTTGATGAAAAAGGCAAAGGCAATCATAACAAATGAAGGCGGCATAACAACACATGCTGCAATTATAAGCAGAGAATTAAAAATTCCCTGCATAATCGGGACAAAAATTGCAACAGATATCCTGAAGAGCGGGGATATTGTTGAGATTGATATGGAAAAGGGAATTGTTAAGAAGATAAGATGA
- a CDS encoding NAD(P)/FAD-dependent oxidoreductase, whose amino-acid sequence MKYDAVIVGAGLAGLKAAEVLAKGKKKVIVLEKDSDFCLKPCAAGVLRYDLRLIPERIIERNFRKIYLNHKNKKYEFKGTKKPLIITVDKKKLCRIIAESALKNGAKILKNSQVSKVADNFVTAGNKKYFYRYLIGADGSNSIVRRHLGLKTKRLHFTLEYSTKKKFNELVAYTNFENGLGYHWIFPHKGYTSIGSGSTSPKNLKEHFYDFCRKINVKADNSKLKGAIINFDYQGYRFGNKFLVGDAAGFASGFTGQGIYFALKSAEDAAKLILDKNYGPKGIEEILKMKKRQETLMELLETGKRIPGIFDLEINMLLWAARKRAFLKWLAKLFSWI is encoded by the coding sequence ATGAAATACGATGCTGTCATTGTTGGAGCTGGCTTGGCTGGCCTGAAAGCTGCGGAAGTTCTTGCAAAAGGAAAAAAGAAAGTCATTGTTCTGGAAAAAGACAGCGATTTCTGCCTTAAGCCATGCGCAGCAGGAGTTTTAAGATATGATTTAAGGCTGATCCCAGAACGCATAATTGAGAGAAACTTCAGGAAAATATACTTGAATCATAAAAATAAAAAATATGAGTTCAAAGGAACAAAAAAACCACTCATCATAACAGTAGACAAAAAGAAATTATGCAGGATTATTGCGGAAAGCGCCTTAAAAAATGGCGCAAAGATATTGAAAAATTCACAAGTTTCCAAAGTGGCTGATAATTTCGTGACAGCTGGCAATAAAAAATATTTTTACAGATATCTTATTGGCGCAGACGGCTCTAATTCAATTGTCAGAAGACATCTTGGCCTAAAAACAAAAAGGCTTCATTTTACATTAGAATATTCAACAAAAAAGAAATTTAATGAGCTAGTGGCGTATACAAATTTTGAAAATGGGCTTGGCTACCATTGGATATTCCCACACAAAGGCTATACATCAATAGGATCCGGCTCAACCAGCCCAAAAAACCTAAAGGAGCATTTTTATGATTTCTGCAGAAAAATCAATGTTAAAGCAGACAACTCAAAGCTGAAAGGAGCTATTATAAACTTCGACTACCAAGGATACAGGTTTGGGAACAAATTCCTGGTAGGAGATGCTGCCGGCTTTGCCTCTGGCTTTACAGGGCAGGGGATTTATTTTGCATTGAAAAGCGCAGAAGATGCTGCAAAGCTTATTTTAGATAAAAACTATGGGCCAAAGGGGATTGAAGAAATCTTAAAAATGAAGAAAAGGCAGGAAACCCTGATGGAACTTTTGGAAACCGGCAAAAGAATACCCGGCATCTTTGATCTGGAAATAAATATGCTGCTTTGGGCAGCAAGGAAAAGAGCATTCCTTAAGTGGCTTGCAAAGCTGTTTTCTTGGATTTAA
- a CDS encoding RNA chaperone Hfq: MIEQSRPLDALNKWRDKRVIVELKNGKQLVGIIRSFDIHINVVLDEAEEREAGETKRKIGAAFVRGDTIILISSA; this comes from the coding sequence ATGATTGAGCAATCAAGGCCGTTAGATGCGCTGAACAAGTGGCGCGATAAAAGAGTAATAGTTGAGCTGAAAAATGGAAAGCAGCTTGTTGGCATTATACGATCTTTTGACATCCACATTAACGTTGTTCTTGATGAGGCTGAGGAAAGAGAAGCCGGGGAAACCAAAAGAAAGATTGGAGCGGCCTTTGTAAGAGGCGACACGATAATTCTGATTAGTTCTGCATAA
- a CDS encoding S-layer protein → MNVKKAIKRIAAIGTGAAMLGATILGAVAAADLSQYPSPLFIGTDGKFNALLVVGKAASSEDIIGAIDVATALQAASITTTTSGATTTVLEGGVKVETAGQKLYLGQTLSVVKTALTSSDLTKVLASGSITDEDGTAWDYNQKINILNSTAKITFGTPTGLSNDPQVYLNLPSGAKYVAQIEFPSAVTTTKLNNKLITLFGKEYTFAGTDAELVVNSTTGLVLFGGGTDQTFSAGEAITVTVAGTDVSVEVTGVNTGTTTSTATIKVNGESASVTAGEVVVLGGIRVYVRDIFAYTTPVTSGAVRLFIGSDKLILRNGEAARMASSDIDGTTVVASVSGSTITKLAIAVEPYNMDPEFRYLKSGESFTDPVFGTFKWSFTGTTPALDDASRDVIKIYPTGEDTAAIEFTNKAGQKYSTKFLKGTATSGTANCDLGVDSYKLWTNLSFASGQIAMVENDYFIIDQGGYSHIMQVKRINAGSSSPEVKIKDIASGSDTLTLSLDSTNSSTFSLDGYTYNVMVNATNSGINVTTSSGGKALQNYVYAKGGEKIAFPANLTGVSGVVSCNITITQETQYNDGDYYNLTAAGTSNQKLGDAGNDINITLNQIADSKYDMQVATPTGDGLAMGTIGSTYDQRGMSQYGTYVKYNTDTDILELLYPSAATAYTVFVAPTAATTTTSGGTTTQTVNVWNVGTAKLDSEVADIKAQNAIIIGGPCANTAAAAIMGSPSPCGKDFTEGKAMVKLYENAGKVAMLVAGYNAEDTRRASRVASQWSKYASSMKGAEVTVTGTSLTDITVAAAQ, encoded by the coding sequence ATGAACGTAAAAAAAGCAATAAAGAGGATCGCTGCAATAGGAACCGGCGCAGCAATGTTAGGCGCTACAATCCTAGGTGCAGTAGCAGCAGCTGACTTGAGTCAGTACCCGAGCCCATTATTTATTGGGACTGATGGAAAGTTTAATGCCTTACTTGTAGTTGGCAAAGCTGCGTCTTCAGAAGACATAATAGGTGCTATTGACGTTGCAACAGCATTGCAAGCAGCATCTATTACAACAACAACATCAGGAGCAACAACAACAGTTTTGGAAGGCGGTGTAAAAGTCGAGACAGCAGGACAGAAGCTATATCTGGGCCAGACATTAAGTGTTGTTAAAACAGCACTGACATCATCTGATTTGACAAAGGTATTGGCTAGCGGATCTATTACAGATGAAGATGGCACAGCTTGGGACTATAACCAAAAGATAAACATACTTAACTCGACAGCGAAAATTACATTTGGAACACCAACAGGATTATCAAACGATCCTCAAGTGTATCTTAATTTGCCAAGCGGGGCAAAGTATGTCGCGCAAATAGAGTTTCCTTCAGCAGTTACAACAACAAAGCTAAACAACAAGCTGATAACATTATTCGGCAAAGAATATACATTTGCAGGAACTGATGCTGAATTAGTTGTAAACAGCACAACTGGGCTTGTATTATTCGGCGGCGGAACAGACCAAACATTCTCTGCAGGAGAAGCTATAACTGTAACAGTTGCAGGAACAGATGTTTCGGTTGAAGTAACAGGTGTAAACACAGGAACAACAACTTCAACTGCAACAATCAAAGTTAATGGAGAATCTGCTTCAGTAACAGCTGGCGAAGTAGTTGTATTAGGCGGAATAAGAGTGTATGTAAGAGACATATTTGCTTATACAACACCAGTAACAAGCGGCGCTGTAAGATTGTTCATCGGCTCAGACAAGTTAATACTGAGAAATGGAGAAGCTGCAAGAATGGCATCTTCAGACATAGATGGAACAACGGTGGTGGCAAGCGTTAGTGGTTCTACGATAACGAAGCTTGCAATAGCAGTAGAGCCATACAATATGGACCCAGAATTCAGATATCTGAAAAGCGGTGAATCGTTTACAGACCCTGTATTCGGCACATTCAAGTGGTCTTTTACTGGGACAACACCCGCACTTGATGACGCAAGCAGAGATGTGATAAAGATCTATCCAACTGGCGAAGATACTGCAGCGATAGAGTTCACAAACAAAGCAGGCCAAAAATACTCCACTAAGTTCTTAAAAGGAACAGCAACCAGTGGAACTGCGAACTGTGATCTTGGAGTAGACAGCTATAAATTGTGGACAAATTTATCTTTTGCTAGTGGACAAATTGCAATGGTAGAAAACGATTACTTCATAATCGACCAAGGCGGTTATTCGCACATTATGCAAGTAAAAAGGATAAATGCAGGTTCAAGTTCGCCTGAAGTGAAGATAAAAGACATAGCATCTGGCAGTGACACCCTGACATTAAGCTTGGATTCGACAAACTCGTCAACATTCAGCTTAGATGGGTATACCTACAATGTTATGGTAAATGCCACAAATAGTGGTATAAACGTCACAACATCTTCTGGTGGAAAAGCTTTGCAGAACTACGTTTATGCTAAAGGCGGGGAAAAGATAGCGTTCCCAGCTAACTTGACAGGGGTAAGTGGTGTTGTTAGTTGCAACATTACCATTACGCAAGAGACACAGTACAATGATGGAGACTACTACAACTTGACTGCAGCTGGCACTTCTAACCAGAAATTAGGTGATGCTGGTAACGACATCAACATTACGTTGAACCAAATTGCAGACAGCAAGTATGATATGCAGGTTGCTACGCCTACTGGAGATGGTTTAGCGATGGGCACAATTGGAAGCACATATGACCAGAGGGGTATGTCCCAATATGGTACATATGTGAAGTACAACACAGACACTGATATTTTGGAGTTGTTATATCCTTCCGCAGCAACAGCATATACTGTATTCGTTGCACCAACTGCAGCAACAACAACCACAAGCGGCGGAACTACAACACAAACAGTCAATGTTTGGAATGTTGGAACTGCCAAGCTAGACAGCGAAGTTGCTGACATAAAAGCTCAGAACGCCATCATTATAGGCGGACCATGTGCTAACACAGCAGCAGCAGCAATAATGGGAAGTCCAAGCCCATGCGGCAAAGATTTCACAGAAGGCAAAGCAATGGTAAAGCTGTATGAAAATGCAGGCAAAGTTGCAATGCTAGTTGCTGGATACAATGCTGAAGACACAAGAAGAGCCAGCAGAGTAGCTTCGCAGTGGAGCAAGTATGCTTCAAGCATGAAGGGAGCAGAAGTAACTGTAACCGGCACGAGCTTGACAGACATAACTGTAGCAGCTGCGCAATAA
- a CDS encoding DHHA1 domain-containing protein, producing the protein MDYAKIKEELESCTKPLFFFHDDADGICSFLLFYKFIKEGKGIIVKATPRIDSKFIRKVEEYQPDKIFVLDIAMIDDEFIDAVKTKIVMIDHHEPLEKKKIIYFNPRLEGKNVPVTYICYKAAGGDLWLATLGAAADWFYPEYAKEFSEKYPDLLPENIKDPEKIMFETKLGELMKIFSFVIKGDTDNANKCIKILTRINEPYEILDQSTPQGKFIYHQYEKINKEYEELLEEALKTKAEGKTFLCIYKDVKISFTKELSNYFLHKYPEKIIVIGRERSEEVKLSFRASKINVRDVLEKALVGIDGYGGGHEMACGANIKKKDFERFMENFNHFLR; encoded by the coding sequence ATGGATTATGCCAAGATCAAAGAAGAGCTTGAAAGCTGCACAAAGCCGCTGTTTTTCTTCCATGATGACGCAGATGGAATATGCTCATTTCTGCTGTTTTACAAGTTCATAAAGGAAGGGAAAGGAATTATTGTCAAAGCCACGCCCAGGATTGACAGCAAATTCATAAGAAAAGTAGAGGAGTATCAGCCAGACAAGATCTTTGTGCTGGATATTGCAATGATTGATGATGAGTTCATAGATGCTGTTAAGACAAAGATAGTTATGATTGATCACCATGAGCCATTGGAAAAGAAAAAAATCATTTATTTTAACCCAAGGCTTGAGGGTAAGAATGTCCCGGTAACGTATATCTGTTATAAAGCTGCAGGTGGCGACCTGTGGCTTGCTACATTAGGGGCAGCAGCTGACTGGTTTTATCCTGAATATGCTAAAGAATTTTCTGAAAAATATCCTGACTTATTGCCCGAGAATATAAAAGACCCTGAAAAGATAATGTTTGAAACAAAGCTTGGAGAGCTGATGAAAATCTTTTCCTTTGTCATAAAAGGCGACACAGATAATGCCAACAAATGCATAAAGATATTGACGAGAATAAATGAGCCTTATGAGATTTTGGATCAGAGCACGCCGCAGGGAAAATTCATCTATCATCAGTATGAAAAAATAAACAAAGAGTATGAAGAATTGCTGGAAGAGGCTTTAAAAACAAAAGCTGAAGGCAAGACTTTCCTATGTATATATAAAGATGTCAAAATTAGCTTTACAAAAGAGCTGTCAAATTATTTCCTTCACAAATATCCTGAGAAGATCATAGTTATCGGGCGGGAAAGATCAGAAGAAGTTAAGCTTAGCTTCAGGGCGTCAAAAATAAATGTGAGAGATGTTCTCGAAAAGGCGCTTGTCGGCATTGACGGTTATGGCGGCGGGCATGAGATGGCATGCGGAGCGAATATAAAGAAAAAGGATTTTGAAAGGTTTATGGAGAACTTCAATCACTTTCTCAGATAA
- a CDS encoding type II/IV secretion system ATPase subunit, with product MPDEDYDVIREGEDTVLKFNAENWDFAPSLEDSSACMSRAVDVLTEIGNITKIVFSQKRDYEYDYAQTRLLAEIARLYKHLTKQRDVFGYENLASDPYCRAYADKWYADTQNIVFKMLKSDPIDAYIEIKRLIRHEKIILEKTIDERYVPCSKKYLSILNYVLRLLSKTKMMALAQPYLAGYKRGDRAVYRKIFNPIIKPDFMFTKLMAAYPENGEELDNYDIDGTEVMIFGFPDTVQYLYHMTPPEFKLSEEKYDVLDAARKIMAEHKPTKAEFTDPERMREVFFNVGRDLIEELASYKNMKMREREISELASILVRYTIGFGLIEVLLKDEKVQDVTINSPMGRTPMFIVHQDFGDCMTNIIPTSTEAESWASKLRMLSGRPLDEANPILDTEISIPGARARVGVISPPLNPTGLAYAFRRHRDKPWTLPLFIKNGMINPLAGGILSFIIDGSRTMLVAGTRSAGKTSLLGAVMVDIMRKYRIITIEDTLELPVSALRNLGYNIQSMKVASALTKGTTEVSADEGIRSTLRLGDSALVVGEVRSTEAKALYEAMRVGALANVVAGTIHGDSPYGVFDRVVNDLGVPRTSFKATDVIVVANPIRSADGLHRWRRVTQITEVRKFWEDDPLTEGGFVDLMKYNSKTDSLEASKDLVNGDSDILKAIAGNVKEWAGNWDAVWDNILLRAKIKEAIVDAADKTKTPDLLEAKFVVLANDKFHKISDAVKEEVGFLDSKRIFFDWNEWLKRAVKQS from the coding sequence ATGCCGGACGAGGATTATGATGTAATAAGGGAAGGCGAGGATACTGTGCTTAAGTTCAACGCCGAAAACTGGGATTTTGCCCCTTCACTGGAAGATTCATCAGCATGCATGTCCCGCGCAGTAGATGTATTAACTGAGATAGGCAATATCACGAAGATAGTATTCTCGCAGAAAAGGGATTATGAGTATGATTATGCGCAAACCAGGCTGCTGGCAGAGATAGCGAGGCTTTACAAGCATCTGACAAAGCAGCGCGATGTTTTTGGCTATGAAAATCTTGCATCAGATCCCTACTGCAGGGCTTACGCGGATAAATGGTATGCTGATACGCAGAATATTGTTTTTAAGATGCTTAAATCTGACCCGATAGACGCATATATTGAAATCAAGCGGTTAATAAGGCATGAAAAAATAATACTGGAAAAAACCATTGACGAGCGGTATGTTCCATGCTCTAAAAAATACCTCTCAATATTGAATTATGTGCTGAGGCTTTTAAGCAAAACAAAGATGATGGCTCTTGCGCAGCCTTATCTTGCAGGATACAAAAGAGGGGACAGGGCTGTTTACAGAAAGATATTCAACCCGATAATAAAGCCGGATTTCATGTTCACAAAATTAATGGCAGCTTATCCTGAAAATGGCGAAGAGCTGGATAATTACGATATTGACGGCACCGAAGTCATGATATTCGGGTTTCCTGACACCGTACAGTACCTTTATCATATGACTCCGCCCGAATTTAAGCTAAGCGAGGAAAAGTATGATGTGCTGGATGCTGCAAGAAAGATAATGGCCGAGCATAAGCCGACAAAAGCAGAGTTCACAGACCCTGAAAGAATGAGGGAAGTTTTCTTCAATGTCGGAAGGGATTTGATAGAGGAACTTGCATCTTACAAAAATATGAAGATGAGGGAGAGGGAGATCAGCGAATTGGCAAGCATTCTGGTCAGATATACAATCGGATTCGGGCTTATTGAAGTCTTGCTGAAAGACGAGAAAGTGCAGGATGTTACAATCAACAGCCCAATGGGTAGGACTCCTATGTTTATTGTGCACCAGGATTTTGGGGACTGCATGACAAACATCATTCCGACAAGCACAGAAGCAGAATCATGGGCATCAAAATTAAGGATGCTTTCCGGAAGGCCATTGGATGAAGCAAATCCGATTCTCGATACAGAAATTTCAATACCCGGGGCAAGGGCAAGAGTCGGTGTTATTTCTCCCCCTCTTAACCCAACTGGACTGGCATATGCATTCAGGAGGCACAGGGATAAGCCCTGGACTTTGCCATTGTTCATCAAGAATGGAATGATAAATCCGCTTGCAGGAGGAATTCTTAGTTTCATAATAGATGGATCAAGGACAATGCTTGTTGCAGGAACAAGATCTGCAGGAAAAACATCACTGCTGGGGGCTGTTATGGTTGATATCATGAGAAAATACAGGATAATAACTATTGAGGACACCTTAGAACTCCCGGTTTCTGCCCTTAGAAATCTGGGCTATAACATACAGTCAATGAAAGTGGCAAGCGCTTTAACCAAAGGAACAACAGAAGTTTCTGCGGATGAGGGAATAAGATCAACGCTCAGATTAGGAGATTCTGCGCTGGTTGTAGGAGAAGTTCGTTCGACAGAAGCAAAAGCACTATATGAGGCAATGAGAGTGGGCGCATTAGCAAATGTTGTTGCAGGAACAATACATGGCGATTCACCTTATGGCGTATTTGACAGGGTTGTTAATGATCTTGGAGTGCCAAGAACAAGCTTCAAGGCAACTGATGTCATAGTTGTTGCAAATCCTATAAGATCAGCAGACGGCCTTCACAGATGGAGAAGAGTTACGCAAATAACTGAAGTCAGGAAATTCTGGGAAGATGATCCTTTGACTGAAGGCGGGTTTGTCGATTTAATGAAATACAATTCAAAAACAGACAGCTTAGAAGCGAGCAAGGATCTGGTAAATGGAGATTCTGACATATTGAAAGCAATAGCAGGCAATGTCAAGGAATGGGCTGGCAACTGGGATGCAGTATGGGACAATATACTGCTAAGGGCTAAAATAAAAGAAGCAATAGTTGATGCAGCTGATAAGACGAAAACGCCTGATTTGCTCGAAGCAAAGTTTGTTGTTCTGGCAAATGACAAATTTCACAAAATATCTGATGCTGTAAAAGAAGAAGTCGGATTTTTAGATTCGAAAAGAATATTTTTTGACTGGAATGAATGGCTGAAGAGGGCCGTCAAGCAAAGCTAA
- a CDS encoding 50S ribosomal protein L37e, whose protein sequence is MVKGTASMGKKSGKKNMIYCRRCGKRTFHMSKHKCSSCGYGASARLRKYNWKKPGK, encoded by the coding sequence ATGGTCAAGGGAACAGCTTCAATGGGCAAGAAGAGCGGCAAGAAGAACATGATATACTGCCGCAGATGCGGGAAAAGGACATTTCACATGAGCAAGCACAAATGCAGCTCATGCGGCTATGGAGCAAGCGCCAGGTTAAGGAAGTATAACTGGAAGAAGCCTGGGAAATAG
- a CDS encoding PIG-L family deacetylase — translation MPTESIIVICSHSDDQIFGPGGTLAKYAKEGKEIYTIVLSYGESSHPHFQRKVAVETRVDEAKKADEVIGGKGVVFIGLKEGKFRLQAEEKNMKENIKKIIKKIKPSKIFTHTSDDPHKDHRETYQLVMEIADELSYKGDVYSFAIWNPLKIGKRNLPKLVVDISDTFKTKINALNCFESQKLSLLFLLWSVYLKAIVNGLKNKCRFAEVFWKER, via the coding sequence ATGCCAACAGAATCAATAATTGTAATATGCTCCCATTCTGATGACCAGATATTCGGTCCAGGCGGCACTTTGGCAAAATATGCGAAAGAAGGGAAGGAAATATATACGATTGTCCTTTCATACGGCGAGAGCAGCCATCCTCATTTTCAAAGGAAAGTGGCAGTTGAGACAAGGGTTGATGAAGCAAAAAAGGCAGATGAAGTCATTGGCGGCAAGGGCGTTGTTTTTATCGGCTTGAAAGAGGGAAAATTCAGGCTGCAGGCAGAAGAAAAAAATATGAAAGAGAACATTAAAAAAATTATTAAAAAAATAAAGCCATCGAAGATATTCACGCATACATCAGATGATCCTCATAAAGACCATCGGGAAACATACCAGCTTGTAATGGAGATTGCAGATGAATTAAGCTATAAGGGCGATGTTTACAGCTTTGCAATCTGGAATCCGTTAAAGATAGGAAAAAGGAACCTCCCGAAGCTTGTTGTTGATATTTCAGATACATTCAAGACAAAGATAAACGCACTTAACTGCTTTGAAAGCCAGAAGCTCTCGCTATTATTCCTTTTGTGGAGCGTTTATTTGAAGGCAATAGTCAATGGCCTAAAAAATAAATGCAGGTTTGCAGAGGTGTTTTGGAAGGAAAGGTAA